Part of the Xenopus tropicalis strain Nigerian chromosome 3, UCB_Xtro_10.0, whole genome shotgun sequence genome, TAGGAATAGTAGAATTTCTAAACAATCTTTTTATGCTATAGTTTGGAAAGAATTAAATTAATAACTTTGGAAAGGCACTCTTAAATATCCTAATGCTAACGTGAGCAATTCCGACATTTCAGCCCTAGCGACTATTCCATAGTACCCAGGCACTTCTTTCTCTTGCCATTTTTTGGAAGTAGAGAAATAGGGACATCTAGTGGCTGGAACACTATGTTACACATTCTGCTTGCTAAATGGAAATAATGTATGTATGCAGCTGTAGCCATATCTATTTACGATattactttttactttatttaaaaagccATTTCAGGGCTTAATTTAAAAATACTTATTTGCCTAAAGTTATAAGTTGTATAAGGTTGTCCAGTTTCCCATGCTGCTGCATGAAAagctttagggtgatggcacacagggagatattTGTCATCAACACTACCCGCAGGTAACAAATCTACCAAAAATACCTTGCTGGCTCACTGTAATCATTCATCCTGTTATATCTGGGGGATCTATAGACTGGGATCTTAATGGCAATACTCAGGCATGTAGTGATGTCTCTGAGGTGCATTAAATCAAAAAAGTCAAAACATGATGGGAACAAAATGCCAATGCATGAAATTGTGGAATGGTTGCCTTTGAGATTTGCAGGTTTAGTGCACAGGTTTATTCCCCTAACTTAGTTACACTGTTATTTCATTAAGCATACCTTACATTACAATCTAATCAAACAAAACATGGCTGAAAGTCCAACCTGAGTAAGACAATGAAGTATCCAGATATTAATCGCAGAGCGAGCATAGATGCTTTAGCATTATAGTAAAACATAGCCCGGCACAATCCCTTCACTGAGGAGTATCTTGTTTTAGAGGAACATGACAGTAGCCTCACTTACCCATTATATGCTTGTCTAAATAGGTGAGAAAATCTCCCTTCAGATACAAAGGTAGATAAGGAGGGCTAAAAGCAAAGCATAAGTAAATATGCCAGTAAGGAAACCAACATGCAGATGGAATCCAGTGTGAACCTTTCATATGATCTACACATTCTGGAAGAGCGTCACCCAACCAGTGACtcaaaagcaacatgttgctccccaacccttggatgttgctcccagtggcctcaaaggtgcttatttttgaatttctggcttggaggcaagttttagttgcataaaaaccaagtataatgccaaacagagccttctgtaggctgccagtccacataggggctattaagtagtcaattatagctcttatcagcaccccaggaaccattttcatgcttatgttgcttcccaacattttttccatttaaatgtggctcacaggtataaaaaggttggggattcctgttaTAAAATATCTTTCCTTTAGAGATAAATTCTACAAAAAGCACAGCCCCCATAACAATACTGTAATTTTCTAGCATTGgcaggtatatatatttatacgaCAATATAGAACATTTgaaatacaaagttatacattatacaattatatagtgaataaaataccccctattgtaaaatataagatattataagtcaccaatgagttccatgaccatataaaagcagaaGGCCAAAGGCAGAgggcttttataaaggtcatggaactctcaAGTGACTTCTAATGTcctgatattttacaacaggagctACTTTATCTATTAGAATACACAAGTTTAAGTGAGTCGTGACATTACATCACTTAGCACTCAGCTGTTGTGATCAGCCCTGTGATTGAACCTGCTTTTACATATCCATTTCCATTTCATGCACCCATTTAGTAACCAACAAGCACACACAAGATCTTTTTGGAATGAACAGATTCAAATGTCTTTATTACTTTGACTAGTTGGTTATATTTTGGATTTAGTCCCATAAAACAATTAAAGATAAATAAGagtataaaaaattaagactaagAATGCTTTTCTTAAAATAAACCAATATGTGACCCCTTATATAAATTGCTCTTGTACTATAGCACCAATGATTGCTCTTCCAATAGCGTCATAAAACTTACTCCTTTCTAACTCCAAGAACAGAAAGACATAACACGTGATTAATTCACTTGGCTTGAAAGAGGGCACTAGCTAAGCCTTTATTCTTTATAGCTGGCTTACTGAAGAAAGAACAGCCTAGGAAAAAAATAGATCTGGACTTGGGTGTAAGAGGTGGTTTGTCCAAACCAAAATTAAACTTTCTTCCATCGCATACACACAGGCCGTTAGCACATATAGACATATTCACAAAAGCTCCGCCACTGTATGAGTACACCGAGGCAGCCTTTCCCCCCCCGATACAGGCTGGAGGCATAACACTTTGTTTCTGATAGAAATGTATTTTACACCCACCTTTGCTACAAAATGAGGTAGCAAGCAGCACACTTCTTTTGTCAGTCAGTTCATACCTGCTTGTGTTTGTATTGCTTATGTATCTTTTAATACTCATGTTTGTCTTTTAAGTGTTATAATCTTGAATTAAATTTAATGGTTCTTCTCACTAGGATGAGTACAGCCCCCAGTGTACTGAGCAACCCAACAGAAGGTAGGGTCTCCCATGTCTTGGAATGGTTTACAAGTAGACCAGTCAAAGTGCAGAgtagggaaagggacagtgaatGCATTGCTGGATAGCAGATGCATTGTTAAGGCATGCGGCGTGGTCTGTACGTTTGGAAAATTCATGGTCTCCAGCCTAAAAGTCTGTTCCAATGATAGATGAAGCCTTTAGAGCTGCTTAGCCCAATTAGAATCAGTATAAACAGGTAGAGTGTCATCATAATAGCAAAGCGGTGTTTGGAGAACCATGTTGGCTGTCTGGATCTgccaaagaaaaagcaaaagagAGAAATGAATCCCAGGACTGAATGTATAACACAAAACACCTGAACTGGAATGTCAATAGTGTAATACCCAAAAATGCAGAATGCAGTGAAGAGTGAATACTAGTAAATATGCACAGTAGGGTTAATTTACTACTACTATGCCCTATAACATAGGGCATATAGCACAAGGACAATaactcaaagcaaccaataagtaattggcattaataataaataaagaataataaaaaggaAACTTTGGATGTGTTCCTATTAGTTACTGCCCAGGCCCATATTTGCCGAGCATCTGTAAATAAGCCTTTGTGTATCTAGAGTTAGTGAATACAAGCAGCTGTCGCCCACTGCAATATGGTCGGTAAACTGCAAAAACAGAGTGGGATGGGATTGAAGAAAGCTGTAGTTTAACAGCATTTCTTGGGCTTCTGAACCACATTGCTAAAGAATAGGGCTTGGTTTCTTCACCTTCTTCGAGGTTGCTCTTGAGAGTACACCATCAAGTATTTTACACGTAACAGCTGGTTATTTGTCACCACAAAGTATTTCTGTGGCACATCTCCCCCTTCGCTGTTCTGCGCCCGTGCACGCTTACGATCAATTTCAGAAGAATCTAAAGAGAACACAGAAAGCATGAAGAGATTGTAGTTCCACTATCAGTAAAAATACATCCTAGAAAGGcccaaaatatttttgtgtttttgaaaccAATATCAATATAACATCAACTACTTGTTAAACATTCATCAGAGTGCCACACTTTTTGTCTTCTTGGTCTGATCTTAATTTTAGTGTAGAGTCTGGaatttccttctttccttccatgTATCCCTGTCTTAATCCTCAGAGATCTTTTCCCACTTGTGCACTATATGGTCAAAAGTATCAGGACTACTGCCTGACCAACGTCTAATGCCAAAACCCAGGGTTTTAATTTATAAAGTGGGTCCTCCCTTTGTGGTTATAACAAGCTCTACTTTACAGGTATTATATACATCTAGATATATTATTGGTATTTGCTTCAGTTAAGCCTCCCAAAAAATTAGTGAGgctgggcagtgatgttgggtgATTAGGGAATGTAAACcttaaaaacaaaagtaaaattactcttctaagcacttttgcaaattatattctttttttatttcatagcTATTCAAGGCTATTAATCAGTCTGCGCTACCTACTGGTCCATTTTTCAATTTACAGTTGGGGAGATATGATCAGAAGGAAAACGGTACTCTTCCCCTGTCAGGAGAGACAAGTGAAAAGTTATCTAAGGTTTCTGACTCCTTTCCTAATCAGATCAAAATCAGAAAAGTCCTTCTGAATACGTTACCACAGACTGCACAGTAGGAAGACTGATCAGCAGGTGGGGCTATTGGTGCAAAATTCATAAGGAGTCATTTAATTCAGGTGCAAAAGCTAGAGCATTAAGAGAGCAAGAATGAGCCCATTGGTGTTCATCAAATAAGCACTAGCACTACAGTTACAAGCACTACTATTAGTTACATAGcaccaagttgatccagggactggtctgattgccatcttggagtcaggaaggaattttccccctctgaggcaagtTGGAGAGGCATTATTTGgagttttcgccttcctctggatcagctagcagttatgCTGGTTATATAGGAATGgaagcttgaacttgatggacacttgTCATTTTTTTACCTAATttactatgctactatgttaTGCATCTAAATGATTTGCTAGTTCTGGTTTACATTTGCGTTATAGTTTGCTTTCACGGGGACCATGAAAACTAGCCCAAACCATAAAGAACAACCCCAGAAAACTATTCCTATTTTACCAAATTCAAAATTGCCCATAAATATTTAGGCAGGTAGTAGGTGTCCTGGCTTCCACTAAACCCAGATTGGTTTGTTAGAATGCCACATTTGAAGCACAATCCTTCAGTGCAGAGCCCCATTGCCACCTCTTCAGAGTCTAAATCTTTAAAACACTCCTGACAATGCATGGCATTACACATGGTGATGTTAGGCACCCAGcatcatttttattatagttcGACCCTTAAAGGAGTGGTACAAAGAATCCGTTATCATAAAGAAGCTGGGCAGTAAATGAAATAACTACACACAAAATATTTGGAATACTATTAACGCAACCTAAATCACCTTACCTTTCTTCTTAGCTTGGCACTTCACATCAGGATGGTCAATCATTTCACACATGGCCACACAGCTCAGCACTGGGCCCAAAATACTTCTAGTCCATCCCTGCCCATGGGGACTATAAAGAAGTGCAAGGCCCAGGTCACTAGTCAGGTATGTGCCTTCACCAAAGAAGGAGGTCTAAATCAGAGGAAAGAACACACTAATGTTTTCAATCAGAAGATTTCTGGACCAAAGATCTTCATATTTAGTAGCTTATCAGCTATATCCTATACTGTAATATACACATGCATATACAAAAAACATAACAGAAAAATATGCAGCACATATTTTGAGACAATTAATACATTAAAGCAAAAGGAAatattaggcatcccccagtgagcataatcatttacctgataccTTGGGCCAATGCTCCTGTTAGCATTAAACTCCACCTTCCTGGGGTACTTCTCAGCCAGCACCAAGGAGCTGTCTACTGTTTCTTCCTTCTTCTCGCTGGGTGCGCATgagcagtacagtgaaaagccgaactttaagcAAAAGCCAGCTCAGGGCCAATAAAAGAACAAAGACAATAGTTCCATGGTGCTTGCTGAAGTCTCCAGGGCTGGTGCATTATTTAGGAACAGGAACACCAGTCTGGGTATCAGGTAattgatttaacctttccttctccttcaatacATACAATATAACCTAAACATTTGCCtaaacagtttttttattttttttattttctagatCAAACAGAAATGAAGGAGTAATTATTTGAGCCTGACCTACATAGTGATGATAATAAGGCTTCTAATTACACATATATTAGAGACTAGGGTGAACATAGCTGGTGATACACATTTAGTCCCTTCAGACCTAGCCTGTAGCTGATTTGCTCAATATAGCCTAGCTCAAGGTGGACACATCTGTGAAAGATCCGCTTTTTTGCCAACCTCGACAATTAAGTGGACCTTCAGATGTGTTGCCAACTTTGCTTTTTAGGTGTTCCTTTTTAGAAAGAGTCTTATAGACAGTAATGTAGTTTCAATGCAAAATACAGAAGCCATGCAGTTATTTCTTTGAGTTTCCATACCTTATTGAGGTGGCAGTGCAAGCCGTTATGCAGTATAGAATGAAAGTTTTCTAGTCGGCTGCCATGGAATGCATAGATCAGGTCCCTGTTGCCGCGAGTCTCCTTGAACTTGGCACTCAGCTTCTCGCAGTATTCTATTTCAAACAGGAAGTCAGGAGTGGGCAAGGCATGACTGGGAGAGCCTGGCAGGGCTTGGATTTCCTCATACTAAAACAGCAAGTGAGGGCAGCCTTAATGCTCAAGGCTGGATTATGTTGCTGATTGGTTAGTACAGTCAACATCCATCCTAACAGTCACTCCAACAGATTACATATCTTAGAAGCCATAGAAATGACAGAATTTAACCACAGAATATTCTGAGAAATATGGGGGAAAGgaataaaagctgcaaagagagaACTTCCTAATTCACACTGTAGAATAGTAACAGTAGACTATTACTAAATTATCATTGTAACTGTGCATACAGCATTTTTAAAGTCTGACACTAAAACACgtaaataagttttttttaataaaaaatattaaaagtttcTTATAGTTAATGTTGATCCTTTTcttctgatagggctgcttttgtaattaattcgtacttgaagttcctaaacctgactgttttgccaacctgactgtcccttctcaacctgtcagttacagcttctaatgctaacagactcctgctgcacaaatatggccgccccctcataggggaacatgggggatcagacaggtaatgtaaaagcattggacaaacACTTTTATGGCAATATTatgcatgcaaagacagtgttatgatataaaaatggtttaatggagaaaaaaaaaaagacataaaaatagTTACATTTCTGGTCTCAGTATCTCTTTAGAACCTTTTGAAAGGGGcatatttttgcaaaaatgtaacaactttattactttaattatatattatgtgCACAAATGCaagctaaaatatatttaaataaattttcCCCCACTGGCAAACAAGGCATTACTTTTTTGAAAAACTTATATTACTATACAAGACAGAAAATCTAACTGCATACATTTCTTATTATAATAGATTTAGTTTGATGGCA contains:
- the parp16 gene encoding protein mono-ADP-ribosyltransferase PARP16 isoform X1; protein product: MMEEIISRDLLSADLKCSLFVAALKSYKRDSVLRPFPALYTSDQYKDFEALIADSSALPGLHEIIQDKNNRDQKLLNLLSWILSEKLFTIRSVQKDKYEEIQALPGSPSHALPTPDFLFEIEYCEKLSAKFKETRGNRDLIYAFHGSRLENFHSILHNGLHCHLNKTSFFGEGTYLTSDLGLALLYSPHGQGWTRSILGPVLSCVAMCEMIDHPDVKCQAKKKDSSEIDRKRARAQNSEGGDVPQKYFVVTNNQLLRVKYLMVYSQEQPRRRSRQPTWFSKHRFAIMMTLYLFILILIGLSSSKGFIYHWNRLLGWRP
- the parp16 gene encoding protein mono-ADP-ribosyltransferase PARP16 isoform X2, with the translated sequence MMEEIISRDLLSADLKCSLFVAALKSYKRDSVLRPFPALYTSDQYKDFEALIADSSALPGLHEIIQDKNNRDQKLLNLLSWILSEKLFTIRSVQKDKTSFFGEGTYLTSDLGLALLYSPHGQGWTRSILGPVLSCVAMCEMIDHPDVKCQAKKKDSSEIDRKRARAQNSEGGDVPQKYFVVTNNQLLRVKYLMVYSQEQPRRRSRQPTWFSKHRFAIMMTLYLFILILIGLSSSKGFIYHWNRLLGWRP